One part of the Lapillicoccus jejuensis genome encodes these proteins:
- a CDS encoding glutamate-5-semialdehyde dehydrogenase — protein MADTPAARPVEPVAPIDPAVVAHVAQVATAARTASRGLALLTRARKDELLHAVADALVAATPDIVAGNAEDLARGRERGLAAGLLDRLLLDEQRIAAIAAAVRDVAALPDPVGEVVRGSTLANGLQIRQVRVPMGVVGMIYEARPNVTVDAAALALKSGNAVLLRGGSAAASSNRVLVAAIRTALRGQGLDEHAVASLDDGGRDAARALMTARGLVDLVIPRGGADLIATVVRESTVPVIETGTGVNHVYVDEAADLDQATAIVLNSKAQRPSVCNAAETLLVHERVAEAFLPKVLAALGGAGVTVHAGPEVLEFADAAGAAVLPAQDGDFTREWYSLDLGVRVVPDLDAALTHIRTHGTQHTEVVVTRDRGVARRFQAEVDAAVVVVNASSRFTDGGEFGFGAEIGISTQKLHARGPMALPELTTTKWLVDGDGQVRT, from the coding sequence ATGGCCGACACCCCCGCCGCGCGCCCCGTCGAGCCGGTCGCGCCCATCGACCCCGCGGTCGTCGCCCACGTCGCGCAGGTCGCGACCGCCGCCCGTACGGCGTCGCGCGGCCTGGCCCTGCTGACCCGGGCCCGCAAGGACGAGCTGCTGCACGCCGTCGCCGACGCCCTCGTCGCCGCGACGCCGGACATCGTCGCCGGCAACGCCGAGGACCTCGCCCGCGGCCGCGAGCGCGGCCTGGCCGCCGGGCTGCTCGACCGGCTGCTGCTCGACGAGCAGCGGATCGCCGCCATCGCCGCGGCCGTCCGCGACGTGGCCGCGCTGCCCGACCCGGTGGGGGAGGTCGTGCGCGGCTCGACCCTCGCCAACGGCCTGCAGATCCGCCAGGTCCGCGTCCCCATGGGCGTCGTCGGGATGATCTACGAGGCGCGCCCCAACGTCACCGTCGACGCCGCCGCGCTCGCGCTCAAGAGCGGCAACGCCGTCCTGCTGCGCGGCGGCTCGGCGGCCGCGTCGAGCAACCGCGTCCTCGTCGCGGCGATCCGGACCGCCCTGCGCGGGCAGGGGCTCGACGAGCACGCCGTCGCCTCGCTCGACGACGGCGGCCGCGACGCCGCCCGCGCGCTGATGACCGCCCGCGGCCTCGTCGACCTCGTCATCCCGCGCGGCGGCGCCGACCTCATCGCCACCGTCGTGCGCGAGTCGACCGTCCCGGTCATCGAGACCGGCACGGGCGTCAACCACGTGTACGTCGACGAGGCAGCCGACCTCGACCAGGCCACCGCGATCGTCCTCAACTCCAAGGCGCAGCGGCCCAGCGTCTGCAACGCCGCCGAGACGCTGCTCGTCCACGAGCGGGTCGCCGAGGCCTTCCTGCCGAAGGTGCTCGCCGCCCTCGGCGGGGCCGGCGTCACCGTCCACGCCGGGCCCGAGGTCCTCGAGTTCGCCGACGCCGCAGGGGCGGCCGTGCTGCCCGCCCAGGACGGCGACTTCACCCGCGAGTGGTACTCCCTCGACCTCGGCGTGCGCGTCGTGCCCGACCTCGACGCGGCGCTGACGCACATCCGCACCCACGGCACCCAGCACACCGAGGTCGTCGTCACCCGCGACCGCGGCGTCGCCCGGCGGTTCCAGGCCGAGGTGGACGCGGCCGTCGTCGTCGTCAACGCCAGCAGCCGGTTCACCGACGGCGGCGAGTTCGGCTTCGGCGC
- a CDS encoding NAD-dependent epimerase/dehydratase family protein: MRIFFTGGSGKAGRHVAPYLAAQGHQVTNADLVPLGHTGVQDLTVDLTDAGETYSALAGLANGDELDLPEKPSYDAVVHFAAIPAILKMADTRTYATNVVSTFNVLEAAARLGIPKVVFASSETTYGVCFAQGERKPLYVPVDEEHPTVPEDAYAQSKVSGEVTARGIQSRTGRDVYGLRINNVIEPHEYEQKFPAYLQDPATRRRNIFAYIDVRDLGLMVQRCLLTDGLGYEVFNVANADMSVAATTSEVVERFYDGVEVRKELGRDDTFYSIDKARRLVGFEPQHSWREVLDDPRAG; the protein is encoded by the coding sequence ATGCGCATCTTCTTCACCGGAGGCAGCGGCAAGGCCGGTCGCCACGTCGCCCCGTACCTCGCCGCCCAGGGCCACCAGGTCACCAACGCCGACCTCGTCCCGCTCGGCCACACGGGAGTCCAGGACCTCACCGTCGACCTCACCGACGCGGGGGAGACGTACTCCGCGCTCGCCGGCCTCGCCAACGGCGACGAGCTCGACCTGCCCGAGAAGCCGTCGTACGACGCCGTCGTCCACTTCGCCGCGATCCCCGCCATCCTCAAGATGGCCGACACCCGCACCTACGCCACCAACGTCGTCAGCACCTTCAACGTCCTCGAAGCGGCCGCCCGCCTCGGCATCCCCAAGGTGGTCTTCGCCTCCTCCGAGACGACGTACGGCGTCTGCTTCGCCCAGGGCGAGCGCAAGCCGCTCTACGTCCCCGTCGACGAGGAGCACCCGACGGTCCCCGAGGACGCCTACGCCCAGTCCAAGGTCTCGGGCGAGGTCACCGCCCGCGGGATCCAGTCGCGCACCGGCCGCGACGTCTACGGGCTGCGGATCAACAACGTCATCGAGCCGCACGAGTACGAGCAGAAGTTCCCCGCCTACCTGCAGGACCCCGCCACGCGCCGCCGCAACATCTTCGCCTACATCGACGTGCGCGACCTCGGCCTCATGGTCCAGCGCTGCCTGCTCACCGACGGTCTGGGGTACGAGGTCTTCAACGTCGCCAACGCGGACATGTCCGTCGCCGCGACGACCAGCGAGGTCGTCGAGCGGTTCTACGACGGCGTCGAGGTCCGCAAGGAGCTGGGCCGCGACGACACGTTCTACTCCATCGACAAGGCCCGCCGGCTCGTCGGCTTCGAGCCCCAGCACAGCTGGCGCGAGGTCCTCGACGACCCGCGCGCCGGCTGA
- a CDS encoding class I SAM-dependent methyltransferase, giving the protein MPLPAGLVRLLDDVPGFMPDDEGEALHAAASHALRPHRDRTGAPSVRTQRVGLEIGSYCGRSTVWLGDAARQAGAALVTLDHHRGSEEHQPGWEYHDTSLVDPETGRIDTLPHLRRTLRRAGLDDVVTVLVGTSSQVAAWWATSLDLLFVDGSHTEESARADFDGWAHHVRVGGTLLVHDVFPDPADGGQAPYHLYLRALQDGFVERSVTGSLRVLERVTEPVRG; this is encoded by the coding sequence GTGCCGCTGCCGGCTGGCCTCGTGAGACTGCTCGACGACGTCCCCGGCTTCATGCCGGACGACGAGGGGGAGGCGCTGCACGCCGCCGCCTCCCACGCCCTGCGTCCGCACCGCGACCGCACCGGTGCCCCCTCGGTGCGGACGCAGCGGGTGGGGTTGGAGATCGGGTCGTACTGCGGCCGCTCGACCGTCTGGCTCGGCGACGCCGCCCGGCAGGCCGGCGCCGCGCTCGTCACCCTCGACCACCACCGCGGCTCGGAGGAGCACCAGCCCGGCTGGGAGTACCACGACACCTCCCTCGTCGACCCCGAGACCGGGAGGATCGACACCCTCCCGCACCTGCGCCGCACCCTGCGCCGCGCCGGCCTCGACGACGTCGTCACGGTGCTCGTCGGCACCTCGAGCCAGGTGGCCGCGTGGTGGGCGACCTCCCTCGACCTGCTCTTCGTCGACGGCAGCCACACCGAGGAGTCGGCCCGCGCCGACTTCGACGGCTGGGCCCACCACGTCCGCGTCGGCGGCACCCTGCTCGTCCACGACGTCTTCCCCGACCCCGCCGACGGGGGCCAGGCGCCGTACCACCTCTACCTGCGCGCGCTGCAGGACGGCTTCGTCGAGCGCTCGGTCACCGGCTCGCTGCGGGTCCTCGAACGGGTCACGGAGCCGGTGCGCGGGTAA
- a CDS encoding prenyltransferase produces MRPLEVPGVLTAAQTARTADAIARAQTPGGAIPWYPGGRLDPWDHVQAAMGLTAAGRRDEAAAALRWSAGAQRRDGTWPMAYGGPDATTVLDPHADLGFGAYLATGVRHHHLATGDRRLVDETWPAVRAALDLVVAHQRDDGTVPWAVGAGGPVDDALLTASASTALSLRHSATLGELVRDPHPGWLRAARRLAHAVADHPEAFSPKPTHAMDWYYPVLTGALTGARAAAHLDARWAEFVEPGLGVRCVSDHPWVTGGESAELALALDAAGRPARAAAVLRDLQHLRDEDGSYWTGLVHADGKRWPVERTTWTAATVLLAADALAGATAAGGLFRDAAREAHHAAPYRSEKETPCRCRLAS; encoded by the coding sequence GTGCGGCCCCTCGAGGTCCCCGGCGTCCTCACCGCCGCCCAGACCGCGCGCACCGCCGACGCGATCGCTCGCGCGCAGACGCCCGGCGGAGCGATCCCGTGGTACCCCGGCGGCCGGCTCGACCCGTGGGACCACGTGCAGGCCGCGATGGGCCTCACCGCCGCCGGCCGACGCGACGAGGCGGCCGCCGCGCTGCGCTGGTCGGCGGGCGCGCAACGCCGCGACGGCACCTGGCCGATGGCGTACGGCGGCCCGGACGCCACCACCGTGCTCGACCCCCACGCCGACCTCGGCTTCGGCGCCTACCTCGCCACCGGGGTGCGCCACCACCACCTCGCGACCGGCGACCGGCGTCTCGTCGACGAGACGTGGCCGGCGGTGCGGGCCGCGCTCGACCTCGTCGTGGCGCACCAGCGGGACGACGGCACCGTCCCGTGGGCGGTCGGCGCGGGCGGCCCGGTCGACGACGCGCTGCTCACCGCGTCGGCCAGCACGGCCCTCAGCCTGCGGCACAGCGCCACCCTCGGCGAGCTCGTCCGCGACCCGCACCCGGGCTGGCTCCGCGCGGCGCGCCGGCTCGCCCACGCCGTCGCCGACCACCCGGAGGCGTTCTCTCCCAAGCCGACCCACGCGATGGACTGGTACTACCCGGTCCTCACGGGGGCCCTGACCGGCGCCCGCGCGGCCGCCCACCTCGACGCCCGCTGGGCCGAGTTCGTCGAGCCCGGCCTCGGCGTCCGCTGCGTCAGCGACCACCCGTGGGTCACCGGCGGCGAGAGCGCCGAGCTCGCCCTCGCCCTCGACGCCGCCGGCCGACCCGCCCGCGCCGCCGCCGTCCTGCGCGACCTGCAGCACCTGCGCGACGAGGACGGCTCCTACTGGACCGGCCTCGTCCACGCCGACGGCAAGCGCTGGCCCGTCGAGCGGACGACGTGGACCGCCGCCACCGTGCTGCTCGCCGCCGACGCCCTCGCCGGGGCCACCGCCGCGGGCGGGCTCTTCCGCGACGCGGCCCGCGAAGCCCACCACGCGGCGCCGTACCGGAGCGAGAAGGAGACCCCGTGCCGCTGCCGGCTGGCCTCGTGA
- a CDS encoding class I SAM-dependent methyltransferase, translating to MLTVDYDRLRVGHGTRFADVGAGAGRHSYEALRRGAHVTAYDLDEGELDGVKGMFAAMELEGQVPPGGTGEVVVGDVLAMPFDDASYDVVLASEILEHVPQDAAAVAELVRILAPGGMLAVTVPRWWPERVCWALSDEYHANEGGHVRVYRASDLVRTIEATGLLLVHRHHAHALHAPYWWLKCAVGVHDDEHPAVRAYHRMLVWDLMSGPAVTRVTERALNPVLGKSVALYFEKPA from the coding sequence GTGCTGACCGTCGACTACGACCGCCTGCGGGTCGGCCACGGCACCCGCTTCGCCGACGTCGGCGCGGGCGCGGGCCGGCACTCCTACGAGGCGCTGCGCCGGGGCGCGCACGTGACGGCGTACGACCTCGACGAGGGCGAGCTCGACGGCGTCAAGGGGATGTTCGCCGCCATGGAGCTCGAGGGCCAGGTGCCGCCCGGCGGCACCGGGGAGGTCGTCGTCGGCGACGTCCTCGCGATGCCCTTCGACGACGCGTCGTACGACGTCGTCCTCGCGTCCGAGATCCTCGAGCACGTCCCGCAGGACGCCGCCGCGGTCGCCGAGCTCGTCCGCATCCTCGCGCCCGGGGGGATGCTCGCCGTCACCGTCCCGCGCTGGTGGCCCGAGCGAGTGTGCTGGGCGCTGTCCGACGAGTACCACGCCAACGAGGGCGGGCACGTACGCGTCTACCGGGCGAGCGACCTCGTCCGCACGATCGAGGCGACCGGGCTGCTCCTGGTCCATCGGCACCACGCGCACGCCCTGCACGCGCCGTACTGGTGGCTCAAGTGCGCCGTCGGCGTCCACGACGACGAGCACCCGGCCGTCCGCGCCTACCACCGGATGCTGGTCTGGGACCTCATGTCCGGCCCGGCCGTCACCCGCGTCACCGAGCGCGCGCTGAACCCGGTCCTCGGCAAGAGCGTCGCGCTGTACTTCGAGAAGCCGGCCTGA
- a CDS encoding glycosyltransferase family 4 protein, translated as MRVALLSYRSAEHCGGQGVYVRHLSGALVDLGHDVEVLSGPPYPDFLDPRVRLTRVPSLDLYREPDPFRTPRPSELRTRYDVLEWLTMLTGCFAEPLAFSLRVGRLLRDRPAEQRPDVVHDNQTLGWGLPALRRAGIPLVATVHHPISRDLALELAAAPTRGRRVQLRRWYAFVPMQAAVTRRLPVLLGVSRAAADDTERDFRLRPGTVQVVPLGVDTDLFAPSAGPRTAGRLVAVASSADQPLKGVSHLLDAVAKLRAERDVTLDLVGRLEDGGPARRRIAELGLEDAVTVHTGITDEALAGLLASAQLAVVASLYEGFSLPTVEAMACGTPVVASDAGALPEVLGDAGVLVPPGDAEAIAAAVRDLLDDDAERARLGAAARARAEDRFSWVSVARRTVAAYEEERALHTSPSSRTAAPQGSSSC; from the coding sequence GTGCGGGTCGCCCTGCTGTCCTACCGGAGCGCGGAGCACTGCGGCGGCCAGGGGGTCTACGTCCGCCACCTCTCGGGCGCCCTCGTCGACCTCGGGCACGACGTCGAGGTGCTGTCCGGGCCGCCGTACCCCGACTTCCTCGACCCGCGGGTGCGCCTGACCCGGGTCCCCAGCCTCGACCTCTACCGCGAGCCGGACCCGTTCCGCACGCCGCGACCCTCCGAGCTGCGGACCCGGTACGACGTCCTCGAGTGGCTCACCATGCTCACCGGCTGCTTCGCCGAACCGCTCGCGTTCTCGCTCCGCGTCGGCCGGCTGCTGCGCGACCGTCCGGCCGAGCAGCGTCCTGACGTCGTCCACGACAACCAGACCCTCGGCTGGGGCCTGCCCGCGCTGCGCCGCGCCGGGATCCCGCTCGTCGCGACCGTGCACCACCCGATCAGCCGCGACCTGGCCCTCGAGCTCGCCGCCGCTCCCACCCGGGGGCGGCGGGTCCAGCTGCGCCGCTGGTACGCCTTCGTCCCCATGCAGGCCGCCGTCACCCGCCGCCTGCCGGTCCTGCTCGGCGTCTCCCGCGCGGCCGCCGACGACACCGAGCGCGACTTCCGGCTGCGGCCGGGCACGGTCCAGGTCGTCCCGCTCGGCGTCGACACCGACCTCTTCGCCCCGTCCGCCGGCCCGCGCACGGCGGGCCGGCTCGTCGCCGTCGCGAGCAGCGCCGACCAGCCGCTCAAGGGCGTCAGCCACCTGCTCGACGCCGTGGCCAAGCTGCGCGCCGAGCGCGACGTCACCCTCGACCTCGTCGGCCGGCTCGAGGACGGCGGGCCCGCCCGCCGCCGCATCGCCGAGCTCGGGCTCGAGGACGCCGTCACCGTCCACACCGGGATCACCGACGAGGCCCTCGCCGGCCTGCTCGCGTCGGCGCAGCTCGCCGTCGTCGCGAGCCTGTACGAAGGCTTCTCCCTCCCGACCGTCGAGGCGATGGCCTGCGGCACCCCGGTGGTCGCCTCCGACGCCGGCGCGCTGCCCGAGGTCCTCGGCGACGCCGGCGTCCTCGTCCCGCCCGGTGACGCGGAGGCGATCGCCGCGGCCGTCCGCGACCTGCTCGACGACGACGCCGAGCGCGCCCGGCTCGGCGCTGCCGCCCGCGCCCGGGCCGAGGACCGGTTCAGCTGGGTCTCGGTCGCCCGCCGGACCGTCGCCGCCTACGAGGAGGAGCGCGCCCTGCACACCAGCCCCTCCTCCAGAACCGCTGCGCCACAAGGGAGCTCGTCGTGCTGA